The DNA region CTGGCCTGGCAGAACCGCGGCATCAAGCGCCTGCTGCACCTGGCCGAACAGACCACGTCCGACCCGCTGATCGCGCAGATGTACACCGACAGCCGCGGCGCCCAGGCACGCCTGGAGATGTCCATCCTCAGCCAGGAGGCGCGCCTGAAAACCTGCCTGACCCGCCTGCAGGACACCGCCGAGCACCTCACCGAGCAAGCCAGGGAAGCCGACGCGCTGGCCCACAACAGCTCCGAGGGGCTGGAACGCCAACGCGTTGAGACCGAGCAGGTCGCCACCGCGGTGAACCAGATGGCCTCGACCACCCAGGAAGTGGCCAGCAACGTGCAACGCACCGCCGATGCGACCCAGGAAGCCAACCGCCTCACCGGCCAGGGCCGCAGCATCACCGCCGAGACCCGCGAGGCCATCCAGCGCCTGTCGCGAGCGGTGGGCGAGACCGGCGAGACCGTCACCCGCCTGGCCCAGGACAGCAACGAGATCGGCGGGGTGGTCGACGTGATCAAGGGCATCGCCGACCAGACCAACCTGCTGGCACTGAACGCCGCCATCGAAGCGGCGCGTGCCGGTGAGATGGGCCGCGGCTTCGCCGTGGTCGCCGACGAGGTGCGCCAGCTGGCGCAGCGCACGGCCGAATCCACCGGGCAGATCCACCAGCTCATCGCGCAGTTGCAGAAGACCGCCGAGGAGGCCGTGCGCACCATGGAGGCCGGTCGCCGCCAGGCCGACGAAGGCGTGGAGCGCGTTCTGCAAGCCGACCAGGCCCTGGTGGGCATCAGCGAGGCGGTGGCCAACATCACCCAGATGACCGACCAGATCGCCGCCGCCACGGAGGAGCAGAGCGCCGTGGCCGAGCAGATCAACCAGAGCATCAGCAGCATCGCCCAGCTCGCCGACCAGACCTCCGGGGAGGCCCAGCGCACCGTGCTGCTCAGCGAAGAGCTGACCACCACTGCGCAAGGCCAGTACTCGCTGGTCGACCGCTTCAACCGCTGAGTCAGCGGGCATGAAAAAGGGCGCCAGGGGCGCCCTTTTCCTTTGCCTGCCGGTTCACCCCATGATCAGGTTCATCACCAGGTGGACCATCAGCTCCTTCTGTCGCGGATCGCTCTGGGCCACCAACAGGGCGATGGCCGCGAGGGCGTTGTCGTTGATCTTCAGTTCGCCATCCGTCTTCAGGTGATGTCGGTTTCGCCTCAGGAACCAGATGAACAGAAAGGCTCCGATGCGCTTGTTGCCATCGGTGAAGGGGTGGTTCTTGATCACCATGTACAGCAGGTTGGCCGCCTGTTCCTCGATGCTCGGGTAAAGGAACTGCCCGCCTAAGGACTGCACGATATTGCCCAGCAGCCCCTCGAAGCTGTCGTCCTTCGGTTGGCCGAACAGCTCGCTGGCCTCCCCCCTGTGCATCAGGTCGGCCTTCAGCGCGGCGATGCACTCGGCGGCCTCGCCCGGCTCGATCACATAGCGGATGTCCTCGGTGAAACCATCGCGGGCAAGGCGTTCGCCGTCGAACTGGTTGAGCAGCACGAAGGTACGCGCATAGCCGGCGATGACGCTCACCAAACCACGCGCCTCGGTCAGGCTGGCCCGATCAACCAGGCCGTCACGGAACAGCGTCAGGGTCTTCTGCAACTGCCCGATACGCGCCTGCTGCGCCTCCAGCCTTCGCCGGTTGAGGCTGTAGCCCTGGAGCAGGTGCTCCTTGAGCACGCCGTTGGCCCAGATGCGGAAACGCGTGCCCTGGGCCGACTTGACGCGATAGCCGACCGAGATGATGACGTCGAGGCTGTAGTGCGACGTGTCATAGAACTTGCCGTCCGCGGCAGTTATCCGGAAATCCCGGATAGCTGCCGACTCGCTCAGCTCCCCCTCACGGAAGATATTGCGGATGTGCTCGCTTATGGTTCGTACGTTCTTGTCGAACAGCTCCGCCATCTGCCGCTGGGTCAGCCAGACGGTCTCCCCCTCCATGCGTACCTCGGTAACGCTTTCCCCTTCCCGCTGGTAGATCAGAATCGGCAGGGATTCCTGCAAGGCATTCATGTCGTCGCCCTTCCTTGTGGTGATGGACTCCGCAGTCTGCTTGCACCCTGCCGGGTGAGTGGCTCGCCGGCCTGTCAGGAACGTCCCTGTTCTGGCGTCCTGGCTCCGACGCCACTCAGCTGGGCACGAAGGCCGTGATGACATGAATGGCCAGCATCAGACCCAGGCCCAGCAACGTGCCATAGAGGAAGCCCTCATGCGGGTGGCCAACGGTGCGTCGCCCAGGCGCTAGCGCAGGAACATCAACTACCGAGAAATTGTCGCCGTTATCCTGGCGTGACTTAGCGTAAAGGAACGCCCAACCGGCAGTTACAGACTTCGGCAGCCGTAATTGCAACCGGGGCGCCAATGGCGCCCCGGTTGGCTATTCGACACGCTTAACAGGTCAGGATCAGTCGGAATCCTGCTCGACCGACGCAACGGGTATTTTCGGGTTGGTCTGACTCCAGGGCGTGTACATGTCGACCATGATTTCCTTAATAACCTCCTCCAACTCCGCCTGGGTCACTTCGGCCCTCCCCTGCCGCCCATAGAGCACGACTTCGTCATTGGCACTCACATCTGGGATGTCCGTGACGTCCACCATAAAGGTATTCATGGATACCCCGCCGACTATAGGAGCACGCTGGCCCCGGATCAGCACATGACCACGGTTGCCGAAGGCTCGCCGGTAGCCGTCGGAGTAACCTACCGGGACGTTCGCCAGTCGCGAGGCTCGCTTCAGAATGTGGCTGTGGCCATATCCCACGCCACTTCCCGCAGGATATTCATTCACTGCCGCAAGTCGACTCTTAAAGCTCATGAGCTTGCCGAATTGCCCATAGGACGAGTCGCCGTAGAGAATCCGACCGGGCCGCACCATGTCCAGATGAGCCTCGGGTAATTCCATGGTCAGCAATGAGTTGGCCGCATGCAGCAGAATCTCCGATCGATCCATTCCAGCACGGCGGATCAGCGCTTGCGCGTCGGCCTGGAACGCCGCCAGGCCCTTGCGGATTGCCGTCAGGTCTTCTAGGGCGAAGTGGGTCATGATCCCCACCGGTTTGAGCCCTTGCCCATGCAGCGCAAGGATATCCAGGGCGCGCAGCTTGCCCTCCTCATCGGAAACCTCAAGCCCGTTGCGGTTCATTTCGCCCGAATTGAGCGCCAGATGGAATGGCACTTCGCGGCCCGCCTGGCGGGCCGCTTCCGCCAGTTGCGCGGCGGTTTCCGGATTACCCAGGAGCTCTTCGACATGCAGTTCCATGGCTGCTCGCATTTCGCCAAGGGGAGCCGCCCGGAGACGCATGATACGTCCACGGAAGCCACCCTCACGGGCGATTCGTGCTTCTTCATTGCTGCCGACGCCGATACAGGGAATGGCCTGCTTGATCACCGCCGGAAGTAGCAACGAGATCCCATGGCCATACGCGTCCGCCTTCATGGTCACGCACATCTGGGTATCTTTGCTCAGGCGTGCCTGGAGAGTCAGGAGGTTCTTCTCGAACTGCACCACGTCGATCTCTAGCCACGCGTTGGACCACTGGCTCGCATCGACAGCTCGAGACTGGTCCAGCTCGGAATGCAGGACCGGCGCACCTTGGGCGGCAAGGCTGACAGCCATGGCCAACAGGCTCGAAAGGAACAGACTTCTTGTCATTGTCATGGTCGACTCCTTGTGTTTCTCGAATCGTCAAACGACGGATTCAGATAGATGGCTCCTGAAGCCCGGGGCGAACACCCAATCCCATGGAGGCGTCGATTACTGCGCCATGCAGTGGCCGCGAGTGGTCCGACGCCAGGAAGAGGATGAGGTGGGCGATCTCAACCGGCTCGATGAGCCGTCCTTTGGGCAGCCCTGCGATATAACGCCGCCGGGCGTCCTCACTCATGGCGGACAAGGTGCTGGCAAAGAACATCGGCGTTGCCGTCGCCCCTGGGCACAAGGCAAACACGTCCACCTTTCCCCGGACCTGTTCAGCGGCCAGTTGGCGCGTCAGGAACGCCACAGCCGCCTTGCTCATGCCATCGGCCAGGCGAAATCCCGGAAACACCTGGATACCCCCGCCCACCGAGCTGATGTTGATCAACTTGAAAGCGCCGTGTTCATTGTCACCCACCGCCTGGGCCAGGAATCCCTGACACACTTTCAAGGCACCATCCGCATTGATCTGCAAAAGGCTGCTGTCCTGGGCCGCTGAGTCCTCGGCGTAGGCGCGTACCGTGGCCGCCCCCACAGCGGCGTTGTTCACAAGAATGTCCAGCATCCCCCAACGTTGACGGGCATCCTCCAGACTGCCGGCGATAGACGAGGCGCAACGCAGATCCAGCGAGTGGGCGGACAACCGGTCCGGAGCTATCCGCACCAGTTCCTCGGCCTGTGCGGGGGACTCGACACCCGCCGCATAGGTGAAAGCGACCTTGGCCCCGTGAGCCAAGAAGGCATCCACCGTCGCTCGCCCTATCCCTCCCAACCCTCCGGTGAGAAACACCCGCCGCCCGCCCAGGCTGGCAGCCAGGTCCATGCGCATGCTGGTGAAAGCGCTCATGCCTCCTGTCCCTCCCGGATCGCTTCAGGGCCTCGACGGAAATACAGCTGATAGGCCAACGCCAGCAGCACAAGGAATGGCACGCCGAATACCAGGGTCATGCGGAACGCCGGCACGAAGGCGGTGGTGACCAGAATGGCCAGCATCAGGACCAGGCCCAGCAGCGTGCCATAGGGGAAGCCCCACATGCGGAAGGCCAACGGTGCGCTGCCCGGGCGCTGGTGATAGCGACGGAAGCGGTAGTGGGTGAGGAAGATCATCATCCAGGCGAAGAGCGCACCAAAGATGGAGATGGCCATCATCAGCATGAAGGACTGCTCCGGGAACACCAGGTTGACCAGGGTCGCCAGGGCGATGCCGGTGCAGGAGAGCGCCAGGGCATTGAGCGGCACTCCGGCCTCGCTCAGCCGCCCCATCGCCTTGGGCGCGTGGCCGGCGCGGGACAGGCTGAACATCATCCGCGTGGTGGTGTAGAGCTGGCTGTTCATCGCCGAGAGTGCCGCCACCAGGATCACGAAGTTGATCAAGCCCGTGGCCCCCGGAATCCCCACCTGCGCCATGACGCTGACGAAGGGGCTCCGGGCACCCTGCCCCGACTGGTCCCAGGGCACCATGGCGAGGATCAGCGCGAGGGTGAGCAGGTAGAACACCACCAGCCGCACCATGGTGACCTTGAAGGCCTTCTTCACCGCCAGTTCGGGCTGTTCCGCCTCGCCGGCAGCCACGGCGATCATCTCGATGCTGAGGTAGCTGAAGATGGCGATGATCACCGCGATCCATACCCCCGAAAGACCGTTGGGCATGAAGCCACCGTGCTCGACGTAGTGATGGAAGCCGTACTCCGGGTTCTGTCCTCCGAATACCAGCCAGGCACCCAGCAGGATGAAGGCGAGGATGGCGCTGATCTTGATGGCGGAGAACCAGTACTCGAAATGCCCGAACGCCTTGACGCTGATGGCATTGGTGAAGATCAGCACCGAGGAGAACAGCAGGATCCACACCCACCCGGCCACGTCGGGGAACCAGTGCTTCATGTACAGGGCGATGGCGGTGACCTCGGTCCCCACCGCCAGGACGATGGCCGCCCAGTAGGCGTAGCGCACCAGGAACCCGGCCAGCGGGCTGATGTAGAACTCGGCGTAGGCGCCGAAGGAGCCGGAGGTGGGATGGGCCACGGTCATCTCCGCCAGGCAGCCCATGAGCAGCAGGGCGATCAAGGCGCCGAGGGCATAGCTGACGAGCACCCCGGGGCCGGCGAAACCGATGGCGAAGCTGCTCCCCATGAACAGCCCGGTGCCGATGGCGCCCCCGATGGCGATCATGCTCATCTGCGCCGAAGTGAGCTGGCGCTTGAGCCCCTGCTCGCGAGCCGCGATGGCGGCGAATCCAGTCTTGGTGGTCATTTCGTGCCTCGTCCTTATTGTCGTTGTGCAGGCGTCAGAGAAGTTGCAGCGGGTATTCGATGATCACCCGCAGTTCGTTGTTGTCCGCGGTATCGGCACGGGCCACCTGCTCGGTTGAGCGGATGCTGGCCTGGCGCAGGCGCACGGACAGGTCCTTGGCCGAGCCGGACTGCACGACGTAGCGCAGCTCGATGTCCCGCTCCCAGCGTTTGCCGGCCTCGCCGTAGCGCTGGTAGGAGCCCGGCCCCCTGTGATGGCTGTCGTCGATGTGGTCACCGCGGATGTAGCGGGTCATGAAGCCAAGGCCGGGTACGCCGAAGGGGGCCAGGTCGAGGTCGTAGCGCAACTGCCAGGAGCGCTCGTTCGGGGCGTTGAAGTCGAGCACCTGCACCGAGTTGGCGAGGTAGATCGATGTGCCGGGCTGGCGATCGAAGCCCAGGTAGTCGAATGGCTCATCGCCTCGTACCCGCTGATGCGCCAGGGTCAGGGCGTGGGCGCCCTGGCTGTAGCGTGCGGAAGCGGACCAGGCGGTGGTGTCGATCTCACCCGCCAGTCGCCGACCCTGGTCACGGGTGCGATAGAGGTTGAAACCGAACGTCAGGGCACGCGCTTCATCCAGCCCGATACGGTGGTTGGCTCCCAGGTAGTGCTGGCGCCATACGTCCTCGAACCGCGAGGTGTAGGCGGACAGCCCGGTACCTTCCGCCGGTGTCCAGTCGAAGCCGGCGTAGTCGACCCGACGCGTCTCCACCTGGGCGAACAGGGCCTTAAGTGCGCCGTCGCCATTGGTGGAGTTGCCATCGTTGCCTGCGGTGAAATGACCGGCTTCCAGCAACAGGTCGTCGCGTTCGCGACTGGCCAGCGAAAAGCCGATGGCCATCGGCGTGAACAGCCGGGCGTTGCCGGTGCCGAACACGGGGTTCATCGGCGCCTGGCTGCCGTACTTCAGCTCGCTGCGCGAGATACGCAGCTTCAACGCCGCGCCGGCCTCCGTGTAGTCGTCTTCGGGCCGCCCGGCCGAGTCGACGGGCAGCAGGTCGGTGCCGGTACGGGCGCGATTGCTGTCGAGCTTGAGCCCGAGGCTGGCGTACGCATCGACACCGACGCCCACCGTTCCCCGGGTATAGCCGGAGCTGTAGTCCAGCAGCATGCCGTGGGCCCACTCCTCCCGGTAGTTCTGCCCACCGGGGTTGTTGAGCATGTTGCGGTGGAAGTAGAAGTTGCGCTGGGTCAGCACCAGCCGGCTACCCTCGAGGAAGCCTTCGGCCGGCTCCCCGGCCATCGCCTGGGGGCTGAGGGAAGCGCAGAGCAAGGCACACGCCATCGGAAAACGGGACTTCATCATCATCGACCTCTTCTTGTGGTTATGGGCTTGAGGCTGGGCGCCCTTCCCGGAGCGCCCGGGCCGGGTCAGGTCACCTGCTTGCGGGCCATGAAGCGCTCCGCGCGCCAGGCATCGCTGTCGAGCACCTCACCGAGCGCCTCGGCGGCATCCCAGACATCGGTGAAACCGGTGTAGAGCGGGGTGAAGCCGAAGCGCATGATCCGCGGCTCGCGGTAGTCGCCGATGACGCCACGGTCGATGAGCGCCTGGATCACGGCGTAGCCCTCGGGATGCTCGAAGCTCACGTGGCTGCCGCGGCGGGCGTGCTCCAGCGGCGTCACCAGGGTCAGCGGGTGCTCGCCACAACGGGCACGGACGCGCTCGATGAAGAGGTCGGTCAGTGCCAGGGACTTCTCCCGCAGGGCCTGCATGTCGGTCTTCTCGAAGGCCTCCAGGCCGCACTCCACCATGGCAAGGGAGGTGATCGGCTGGGTGCCGCAGAGGTAGCGGCCGATCCCCGGGGCGGGCTCGTAGCGGGCCTCCATGCCGAACTGGCGGGCATGGCCCCACCAGCCCGTGAGCGGCTGCCAGACCAGCTCCCGCAGGTGCGGGGCGACCCAGACGAAGGCCGGCGAGCCCGGGCCGCCGTTGAGGTACTTGTAGGTGCAACCGATGGCGTAGTCGGCGCCGGAACCCTTGAGGTCGACCGGCACCGCGCCGGCCGAATGACAGAGGTCCCAGATGGTCAGCGCACCGCACTCGTGTGCCAGCGCCGTGAGCGCGGCCATGTCGTGGAGGTGGCCGGTCTTGTAGTTCACCTGGGTGATCAGCGCGACAGCGGTGTCGGTGCCGATGGCTGCGGGCAACTCCTCCGGCGCATCCACCAGGCGCAGGCTGTAGCCCTGCTGGAGCATGTCGGCCAGGCCCTCGGCCATGTAGATGTCGGTGGGGAAGTTACTGCGCTCGGTGACGATCACCTTGCGCGACGGGTCGCGCTCGGCCTGCACACGAAGGGCCGCCACCAGCACCTTGAAGAGGTTGATGGATGTGGTGTCGGTGATCACCACTTCGTCCTCGCCCGCGCCGATCAGGCGAGCCAGCCGGTTGCCCAGGCGCTCCGGCAACCCGCGCCAGCCGGCGCTGTTCCAGCTGCCGATCAGGCCTTCGCCCCACTCCTTCTCCACCACGTCACGGGCCCTCTGCAGCGCGGACCTCGGCCGGGCGCCGAGGGAGTTGCCGTCGAGGTAGATCACCCCTTCGGGCAGGACGAATTCCTCACGCAAGGGGCCGAGGGGGTCGCGGGCATCGAGGGCCAGGCAGTCTTCTCTTGTAGTCATGTCGATTCCTAGGCAGGCAGGCGACGCAGCACGGCGCGAACCGGGCTGGCATCGAGATGGGTGAACTTGAGCGGGAGGGCGATCAGCTCGTAGTCGCCCGCATCGACGTCATCGAGCAGCAGGCCTTCGAGGATCGCCATGCGCCAACGGCGAACGGCCTGGTGCGCTTCGAGCGTCTTGCTGTCCTGGGGGTCCAGCGACGGCGTGTCGATGCCCACCAGGCGCACGCCGTGGCGGGCCAGCAATTCGACGGCCAGCGGATCGATGGCCGCGAAGGCCTCGGGCCAGCTGTCGAGGGGCGCTTGCCGCCAGGTGCGGATCAGGACCCGGGGCGGCAACCGGTGAAGGTGCGGTTCCAGTTGCGCAGGCCTTACCAGGCCGCCGGCATCCAGGCAGTGGATGACCCGGCAAGGGCCGAGGTAGGGCGCCAGGTCGACTTTCCCGATCGCCGCACCGGACGCGTCGTAGTGCAACGGTGCATCGGCATGGGCGCCCGTATGGGGCGACAGGGTGATGCGCCCGACATTGACCGGGCAGTGCTCGTCGATGTGCCAGCGGCGCTCTTCCTGGAAGGGCGTATCGCCCGGCCAGGTTGGCGTGCTGGCGTCCAGCGGTGGACTGATGTCCCAGAGGGACTGGCCGTCTTGCATGATCGGGCTCCCGTGAAAGGAGGATGATCATGAGTCAGGGGCCGAAGAATGTTCGTGCTATCTTCGTCTCGAAAGCGGCATTTATTCGAAGATAATTTCGCCAGATGACAATTCACTGAAAGAATATTCAATGACCCTGGATACCACCGATTTGCGCCTCCTCCTCTGCCTGCAGCAGAACGGACGCATCAGCAACCAGGAACTGGCGGAGAAGGTCGCGCTCTCGCCCTCCGCCTGCCTGCGTCGGCTACGCAACCTCGAAGACGGAGGGGTGATCCGCGGCTATCGACCGCTGCTGGATGCCGAGCGCCTGGGAATCGAACTGGACGCCCTGGTGCACATCTCCATGCGCCAGGACGAGGATGGCTGGCACGAGCGCTTCGTGGAGCAGGTGCAGAGCTGGCCCGAGGTGGTGAGCGCCTTCATCGTCACCGGCCACAGCAACTATGTGCTGCGGGTGCAGGCGCGCAACCTGAAACAGTTCTCCGACTTCATCGTCAATCGCCTGAATCGCGCCCGGGGCGTCACCGACATCCGCTCCGAGATCATCCTGCAGCAGATCAAGGATGGCGGCGGCGTGCTCGACCTGCTCGCCGCGCGAAAGTAGCGCGCACTCAACTGGCCAGGAAGGCCGCCACGGCATCCGCCGCGCCGTCCATATGCTGCTCGTGGGTCAGGCCCGATGCCTTGAGCGGCTTGAGGTCATGATCGCCTGCGGCCAGCCAGTGCAGATGGATCGACGGGGATAACGCGTAGCCGGTGACGGCAGGGCGGTCGCCAAGGGCATCGCGCTCGCCCTGGACGACCAGGGTCGGGGTCTTCAGGTCGGCCAGGTGGGCGACCCGGGGCTTCTCCGGTTTACCGGCCGCATAGAAGGGATACCCCAGGCAGACCAGCGCATCCGCACCCAGCTCATCGGCCACCAGGCTGGCCATGCGACCGCCCATGGACTTGCCACCGATGGCCAATCGCCCCGTGACTTGCTGTCGCACCTCGGCATGCACGGCCCGCCAGTGATCGAGCAATTGCCCCTGCGGATTGGGCGGACGCCTGCGCCCGTCGTCGCGCCGTGCCGCCATGTAGGGGAACTCGAAGCGCACCACCGCCACGCCCCGCGTGGCGAGCTTCTGCGCCATTGCCTCCATGAACGCGCTGTCCATCGGCGCCCCGGCACCGTGGGCCAGTATCAGGGTGTTCTTCACAAGGCCTGAAGGCCTGGTCCACAGCAGCATCGGGAAATCTCCGGTGGGCGGCGTCTGTTGATCCAAATCAATAGCGCCAGTAAGGGCTTTCACCATGCTTCGCACGCAATTCCAAGAAACCGTGTACGGAAGCCCACAAACATGAACACAGCAGTCAGTACCGCCTACAACTACAAGGTGGTCCGCCAGTTCGCCATTATGACGGTGGTCTGGGGAATCGTCGGGATGGGGCTCGGCGTTCTCATAGCTGCCCAGCTAGCCTGGCCGGAGCTCAACTTCAACCTGCCCTGGACCAGCTTTGGCCGCTTGCGACCCTTGCACACCAACGCGGTGATCTTCGCGTTCGGTGGTTGCGCATTGTTCGCCACCTCCTACTACGCCGTCCAACGCACCTGCCAGACCCGCCTGGTCTCGGACAAGCTCGCCGCCTTCACCTTCTGGGGTTGGCAGCTGGTGATCGTCCTGGCCGCCGTGAGCCTGCCGCTGGGCTTCACCAGCTCCAAGGAATACGCCGAGCTGGAATGGCCGATCGACATTCTCATCACCATCGTCTGGGTCTGCTACGCCGCCGTGTTCTTCGGCACGGTGATGAAGCGCAAGACCAAGCACATCTACGTGGGCAACTGGTTCTTCGGTGGCTTCATCCTCACCGTGGCCATCCTCCATGTGATCAACAACCTGGAGATCCCGGTCACCCTGACCAAGTCCTACTCGCTCTACTCGGGCGCGACCGACGCGATGGTCCAGTGGTGGTACGGCCACAACGCCGTGGGCTTCTTCCTGACCGCCGGCTTCCTCGGGATGATGTACTACTTCGTGCCGAAGCAGGCCGGTCGCCCGGTCTACTCGTACCGCCTCTCCATCGTCCACTTCTGGGCGCTGATCGCGGTCTACATCTGGGCCGGCCCGCACCACCTGCACTACACCGCGCTGCCGGACTGGGCCCAGTCCCTGGGCATGGTGATGTCCCTGATCCTGCTGGCTCCGAGCTGGGGCGGCATGATCAACGGCATGATGACCCTGTCGGGTGCCTGGCATAAGCTGCGCGACGATCCGATCCTGCGCTTCCTGGTGGTCTCCCTCGCCTTCTACGGCATGTCCACCTTCGAAGGCCCGATGATGGCGATCAAGACCGTCAACGCCCTCTCCCACTACACCGACTGGACCATCGGCCACGTACACGCCGGGGCCCTCGGCTGGGTCGCCATGGTCTCCATCGGCTCGCTGTACCACCTGATCCCGAAAGTGTTCGGTCGCGAGCAGATGCACAGCGTCGGCCTGATCAACGCCCACTTCTGGCTGGCCACCATCGGCACCGTGCTCTACATCGCCTCGATGTGGGTCAACGGCATCGCCCAGGGCCTGATGTGGCGTGCGGTGAACGAGGACGGCACCCTGACCTACTCCTTCGTCGAGGCACTGGAAGCCAGCCACCCCGGCTTCGTGGTGCGCATGATCGGCGGCGCGATCTTCCTCAGCGGCATGCTCCTCATGGCCTACAACACCTGGCGCACCGTGAAGGCTGCCAAGCCGGCCGAATACGACGCCATCGCCCAGATCGCCTGAGGAATCGATAGATGAAAAAGCATGAAGTCATCGAGAAGAACGTCGGCCTGATGGCGTTGTTCATGATCCTGGCAGTCAGCATCGGCGGTCTGGTACAGATCGTCCCGCTGTTCTTCCAGGACGTCACCAACACCCCGGTCGAAGGCATGAAGCCCTACACCGCGCTGCAACTGGAAGGTCGCGACATCTACATCCGCGAAGGCTGCGTCGGCTGCCACTCGCAGATGATCCGTCCGTTCCGCGCCGAGACCGAGCGCTACGGCCACTACTCCGTCGCCGGGGAAAGCGTCTGGGACCACCCCTTCCTGTGGGGCTCCAAGCGCACCGGCCCGGACCTGGCCCGGGTTGGCGCCCGCTACTCGGACGACTGGCACCGCGCGCACCTCTACAACCCGCGCAACGTGGTACCGGAGTCGAAGATGCCGGCCTACCCGTGGCTGGTGGAGAACAAGCTCGACGGCAAGGACACCGCCGCCAAGCTCAGCGCCATGAAGACCCTGGGCGTGCCCTACACCGACGAGGACATCGCCGGTGCCTCCGAGGCGGTCAAGGACAAGACCGAGATGGATGCCCTGGTTGCCTACCTGCAGGTGCTCGGCACCAGCCTGAAGAGCAAGAGGTAAGGCGCCATGGACGTTGGAATACTGCGCGGCCTCGGCACCTTGCTGGTGCTGGTCGCGATGATCGGGGTGTTCTGCTGGGCCTACAGCGGCCGGCGCAAGGCTGACTTCGAGCAAGCCTCGCTGCTGCCCTTCGGCGACGACGCCAAGCCCAGCCTGCAAGACCGGAACGTTTCTAGGAGCACACACGAATGACCACTTTCTGGAGCTGGTACATAACCCTGCTCACCCTCTTCACCCTGGTGGCGCTGCTCTGGCTGGTGTTCGCCACCCGCAAGGGCGAGGCCAAGGGCACGGTCGACAAGACCATGGGCCATGCCTTCGACGGTATCGAGGAGTACGACAACCCGCTGCCCAAATGGTGGTTCATGCTGTTCGTGGGCACCATCGTATTCGCCATCGGCTACATGGTGCTCTACCCCGGCCTGGGCAACTGGACCGGCCTGTTCCCCGGCTATGAAGGCGGCTGGACCCAGGAGAAACAGTGGCAGCGCGAGGTCGACAAGGCCAACGCCCAATACGGCCCGATCTTCGCCAAGTACTCCGCCATGCCGCTGGAGGCCGTGGCCCAGGATCCGCAAGCCCTGAAGATGGGCGGCCGCCTGTTCGCCACCTACTGCTCCATCTGCCACGGTTCGGACGCCAAGGGCGCGGTCGGCTTCCCCAACCTGGCCGACAGCAGCTGGCGCTGGGGCGGCGACGCCGAAACCATCAAGGCCACCATCCTTCACGGTCGCATGGCTGCCATGCCGGCCTGGGGTGAAGTGCTGGGTGACGAAGGCGTGAAGAACGTCGCCGCCTACGTCCGCCAGGACCTGGCCGGCCTCAAGCTGCCGGAAGAGGCGAAGGTCGATGTGGAAGCGGGCAAAGCCCTGTTCGCCACCACCTGCACCGCCTGCCACGGCCAGGAAGGCCACGGCACCGCGGCCATGGGCGCCC from Pseudomonas tohonis includes:
- a CDS encoding OprD family porin, whose amino-acid sequence is MKSRFPMACALLCASLSPQAMAGEPAEGFLEGSRLVLTQRNFYFHRNMLNNPGGQNYREEWAHGMLLDYSSGYTRGTVGVGVDAYASLGLKLDSNRARTGTDLLPVDSAGRPEDDYTEAGAALKLRISRSELKYGSQAPMNPVFGTGNARLFTPMAIGFSLASRERDDLLLEAGHFTAGNDGNSTNGDGALKALFAQVETRRVDYAGFDWTPAEGTGLSAYTSRFEDVWRQHYLGANHRIGLDEARALTFGFNLYRTRDQGRRLAGEIDTTAWSASARYSQGAHALTLAHQRVRGDEPFDYLGFDRQPGTSIYLANSVQVLDFNAPNERSWQLRYDLDLAPFGVPGLGFMTRYIRGDHIDDSHHRGPGSYQRYGEAGKRWERDIELRYVVQSGSAKDLSVRLRQASIRSTEQVARADTADNNELRVIIEYPLQLL
- the kynU gene encoding kynureninase, with protein sequence MTTREDCLALDARDPLGPLREEFVLPEGVIYLDGNSLGARPRSALQRARDVVEKEWGEGLIGSWNSAGWRGLPERLGNRLARLIGAGEDEVVITDTTSINLFKVLVAALRVQAERDPSRKVIVTERSNFPTDIYMAEGLADMLQQGYSLRLVDAPEELPAAIGTDTAVALITQVNYKTGHLHDMAALTALAHECGALTIWDLCHSAGAVPVDLKGSGADYAIGCTYKYLNGGPGSPAFVWVAPHLRELVWQPLTGWWGHARQFGMEARYEPAPGIGRYLCGTQPITSLAMVECGLEAFEKTDMQALREKSLALTDLFIERVRARCGEHPLTLVTPLEHARRGSHVSFEHPEGYAVIQALIDRGVIGDYREPRIMRFGFTPLYTGFTDVWDAAEALGEVLDSDAWRAERFMARKQVT
- the kynB gene encoding arylformamidase, which gives rise to MQDGQSLWDISPPLDASTPTWPGDTPFQEERRWHIDEHCPVNVGRITLSPHTGAHADAPLHYDASGAAIGKVDLAPYLGPCRVIHCLDAGGLVRPAQLEPHLHRLPPRVLIRTWRQAPLDSWPEAFAAIDPLAVELLARHGVRLVGIDTPSLDPQDSKTLEAHQAVRRWRMAILEGLLLDDVDAGDYELIALPLKFTHLDASPVRAVLRRLPA
- a CDS encoding Lrp/AsnC family transcriptional regulator, encoding MTLDTTDLRLLLCLQQNGRISNQELAEKVALSPSACLRRLRNLEDGGVIRGYRPLLDAERLGIELDALVHISMRQDEDGWHERFVEQVQSWPEVVSAFIVTGHSNYVLRVQARNLKQFSDFIVNRLNRARGVTDIRSEIILQQIKDGGGVLDLLAARK
- a CDS encoding alpha/beta family hydrolase, giving the protein MLLWTRPSGLVKNTLILAHGAGAPMDSAFMEAMAQKLATRGVAVVRFEFPYMAARRDDGRRRPPNPQGQLLDHWRAVHAEVRQQVTGRLAIGGKSMGGRMASLVADELGADALVCLGYPFYAAGKPEKPRVAHLADLKTPTLVVQGERDALGDRPAVTGYALSPSIHLHWLAAGDHDLKPLKASGLTHEQHMDGAADAVAAFLAS
- the ccoN gene encoding cytochrome-c oxidase, cbb3-type subunit I is translated as MNTAVSTAYNYKVVRQFAIMTVVWGIVGMGLGVLIAAQLAWPELNFNLPWTSFGRLRPLHTNAVIFAFGGCALFATSYYAVQRTCQTRLVSDKLAAFTFWGWQLVIVLAAVSLPLGFTSSKEYAELEWPIDILITIVWVCYAAVFFGTVMKRKTKHIYVGNWFFGGFILTVAILHVINNLEIPVTLTKSYSLYSGATDAMVQWWYGHNAVGFFLTAGFLGMMYYFVPKQAGRPVYSYRLSIVHFWALIAVYIWAGPHHLHYTALPDWAQSLGMVMSLILLAPSWGGMINGMMTLSGAWHKLRDDPILRFLVVSLAFYGMSTFEGPMMAIKTVNALSHYTDWTIGHVHAGALGWVAMVSIGSLYHLIPKVFGREQMHSVGLINAHFWLATIGTVLYIASMWVNGIAQGLMWRAVNEDGTLTYSFVEALEASHPGFVVRMIGGAIFLSGMLLMAYNTWRTVKAAKPAEYDAIAQIA
- the ccoO gene encoding cytochrome-c oxidase, cbb3-type subunit II, whose protein sequence is MKKHEVIEKNVGLMALFMILAVSIGGLVQIVPLFFQDVTNTPVEGMKPYTALQLEGRDIYIREGCVGCHSQMIRPFRAETERYGHYSVAGESVWDHPFLWGSKRTGPDLARVGARYSDDWHRAHLYNPRNVVPESKMPAYPWLVENKLDGKDTAAKLSAMKTLGVPYTDEDIAGASEAVKDKTEMDALVAYLQVLGTSLKSKR